The Echinicola rosea genome has a segment encoding these proteins:
- a CDS encoding TerB family tellurite resistance protein, whose product MKHYLTILLLMGSLWGTPQVAMAQVGETAQLLLNVEKLNRFKQVLDDMYKGYRTLSRGYNAVRDIASGNFSLHKLFIDGLSAVSPVVKRYHKVGGTINYQKLILDEYRRAYRQFLDRGRFTREELDYLVLVYGNLLDMSARNIEELLLVVTGGKLQMTDRERMAAIDRIFDEIKDRYVFVRIFNNEAAVLNRQRKQASANLGTIKSLQP is encoded by the coding sequence ATGAAACACTATTTGACGATACTATTGCTGATGGGCAGTCTGTGGGGTACACCGCAAGTGGCGATGGCCCAGGTCGGCGAAACCGCCCAGCTGCTGCTCAACGTGGAAAAGCTGAACCGGTTCAAACAGGTCCTCGACGACATGTACAAGGGCTACCGGACTTTGAGCCGTGGCTATAATGCGGTAAGGGACATTGCCTCGGGCAATTTCTCTTTGCACAAGCTCTTTATCGACGGGCTCTCCGCGGTCAGCCCGGTGGTGAAACGCTACCATAAGGTGGGCGGGACCATCAACTACCAAAAGCTCATTTTGGATGAATACCGCAGGGCCTACCGCCAGTTTCTCGACCGTGGTCGGTTTACCCGTGAAGAGCTCGATTACCTGGTCCTGGTATACGGCAACCTGCTGGACATGAGTGCCCGCAACATCGAAGAGCTGCTGCTGGTGGTCACCGGGGGAAAACTGCAGATGACCGACAGGGAACGGATGGCGGCCATCGACCGGATCTTTGATGAAATAAAGGACCGCTATGTATTTGTGCGCATCTTTAATAATGAAGCGGCGGTACTGAACCGCCAGCGGAAACAGGCTTCTGCAAATCTTGGAACCATCAAATCCCTACAGCCATGA
- a CDS encoding conjugal transfer protein TraI has protein sequence MRVPKAFKIGILAGLLLFGAPQMPRSEAAVPAYILEIIRKGVKKAIVAIDLKIQRMQNNTIWLQNAQKVLENALNKLKLEEIAGWGERQKELYGDYYDGLWKVKSAISQYQKVRDIAEMQGRLVGEYQKAWQHITASGQFSAEELRWMEKVYLGILDHSVRNLEQVLGVVSALNLKMDDGERLALIDRVEKKVRFNLNDLMRFNERNLLIARQRSHAKGAIKTLKEIHEQTTDNNPAGAS, from the coding sequence ATGAGGGTACCAAAGGCATTTAAGATCGGGATACTGGCCGGGCTGCTGCTTTTTGGGGCTCCTCAAATGCCCCGATCGGAGGCGGCAGTGCCGGCCTATATCCTGGAGATCATCCGCAAAGGGGTAAAAAAGGCCATTGTGGCGATCGACCTGAAGATCCAGCGGATGCAGAACAACACCATATGGCTGCAGAATGCGCAGAAGGTGCTTGAAAATGCGCTGAACAAGCTCAAGCTGGAGGAGATCGCCGGGTGGGGAGAGCGGCAAAAGGAACTGTACGGGGATTATTACGATGGCCTCTGGAAGGTGAAAAGCGCCATAAGCCAGTACCAAAAGGTCAGGGACATTGCCGAAATGCAGGGGCGACTGGTGGGCGAATACCAAAAGGCCTGGCAGCATATCACCGCAAGCGGGCAGTTCTCGGCAGAAGAGCTGCGGTGGATGGAAAAGGTGTATTTGGGCATCCTTGACCATTCGGTGCGCAACCTCGAACAGGTGCTCGGCGTGGTCAGCGCCCTTAACCTGAAAATGGACGACGGCGAACGGCTTGCCCTGATCGACCGGGTAGAAAAGAAGGTCCGCTTCAACCTCAATGATCTGATGCGCTTCAATGAACGGAACCTGTTGATCGCGCGGCAGCGCAGCCATGCCAAGGGGGCAATCAAAACACTAAAGGAAATCCATGAACAGACAACAGATAACAACCCTGCGGGAGCTTCTTGA
- a CDS encoding TraG family conjugative transposon ATPase: MDSHNVKEMIDWFPIGKLEKGFLVSGAGDITAGHEVQLPEIFTLDGPGYAALQSGWAKAIRLLPEGTVLHKQDWFAKKQFDGLVRKEDQGFLDRGSGLFFHERPYLDHCCHLFLTLPRKGKKPTDLATSNLLSPRFLSAELLDARRMEEFENVLGQFVQLLADSGMEVRRLEEADYLGTAQRPGLLEQYLFLDPGDGKPRVRDIAFRPELRIGAAKVQVFSLSEMDRLPNVLADQIPHEAYSTDRQAYAIGQAAPLGQLLDIDHVYNQYVIVEDRQAVAKKLESRALRMQSLAHYSRENLHAKEAIQDFLNESIAEGSRPVRAHFNVLAWSEDPEESKSIRNKVGAAFARIDAVAKEESLSAPQLFWAGIPGNAAALPIEETFLTFGRQASCLFNMETGYVSSPSPFGMRLADRQTGKPVNVDLSDKPMERGWITNRNKFILGPSGSGKSFFTNHMVRSYHAQGAHVVLVDVGHSYRGLCELAGGYYFTYEEDRPICFNPFHLGGRVLDTEKKESIKILLLALWKKDDETFTRSEYVAISNALGSYYDQLDTFPCFDSFFEFCSTGFKQQLEAQGVKDRDFDIDNFLYVLRPYYRGGEFDYLLNARENLDLLEQRFIVFELDNIKDHPILFPVVTLIIMEIFISKMRKLRGVRKIILIEEAWKAIAKQGMAEYIKYLFKTVRKFYGEAVVVTQEVEDIISSPVIKQAIINNSDCKILLDQSKYRNKFDGIRELLGLTEKETMQIMSINRANEPGRKYKEVFIGLGPVSKVYRTEVSPEEYLAYTTEQKEKIKVQERAKAFGGKLEKGIAAVAAEMKGGQE; this comes from the coding sequence ATGGATAGCCACAATGTAAAAGAGATGATCGATTGGTTTCCCATCGGCAAACTGGAAAAGGGATTCCTGGTTTCGGGCGCAGGTGACATCACCGCGGGCCATGAAGTGCAGCTGCCGGAAATCTTTACCCTTGACGGCCCGGGCTATGCTGCCCTACAGTCGGGTTGGGCCAAGGCGATCAGGCTCCTTCCTGAAGGAACGGTGCTCCATAAGCAGGATTGGTTTGCAAAAAAGCAATTCGACGGGCTTGTCCGAAAGGAAGACCAAGGCTTCCTGGACAGGGGCAGCGGGCTGTTCTTCCATGAGCGTCCCTATCTAGACCACTGTTGCCATCTGTTCCTCACCCTGCCGAGAAAGGGGAAAAAGCCGACCGACCTGGCCACTTCCAACCTGCTTTCCCCAAGGTTCCTTTCCGCGGAGCTATTGGATGCAAGAAGGATGGAGGAATTTGAAAACGTGCTGGGCCAGTTCGTCCAACTGCTTGCCGACAGCGGCATGGAGGTCCGGCGTTTGGAGGAGGCTGATTACCTGGGGACCGCCCAAAGGCCGGGGCTATTGGAACAATACCTCTTTTTGGATCCCGGAGATGGAAAGCCCCGGGTAAGGGACATTGCCTTCAGGCCGGAACTACGGATTGGTGCGGCCAAGGTACAGGTGTTTTCCCTTTCGGAGATGGACAGGCTCCCCAATGTGCTGGCCGACCAGATCCCCCATGAAGCGTACAGCACCGACAGGCAGGCCTATGCCATCGGGCAGGCGGCACCCCTGGGACAGCTGTTGGATATTGACCATGTCTACAACCAGTACGTGATCGTGGAAGACCGGCAGGCGGTGGCAAAAAAACTCGAGAGCAGGGCACTTCGCATGCAAAGCCTGGCCCATTATTCCCGGGAAAACCTGCATGCAAAAGAGGCGATACAGGACTTCCTGAACGAAAGCATTGCAGAGGGCAGCCGGCCGGTAAGGGCACATTTCAATGTCCTTGCCTGGTCGGAGGATCCGGAGGAGAGCAAATCCATCCGGAACAAGGTCGGGGCGGCCTTTGCCAGGATCGATGCGGTGGCCAAGGAGGAAAGCCTTTCGGCCCCGCAGCTCTTCTGGGCGGGGATCCCCGGCAATGCGGCGGCCCTTCCCATAGAGGAGACCTTCCTGACCTTTGGCCGGCAGGCCAGCTGCCTTTTCAACATGGAAACGGGCTATGTCTCCAGTCCATCGCCATTCGGCATGCGGCTGGCCGACCGGCAGACGGGAAAACCCGTCAACGTGGACCTCTCCGATAAGCCCATGGAGCGGGGATGGATAACGAACCGCAACAAGTTTATCCTAGGCCCCTCGGGCAGCGGCAAGAGCTTCTTTACCAACCATATGGTGCGCAGCTACCATGCCCAGGGTGCCCATGTGGTGCTGGTGGACGTGGGCCATTCCTACCGTGGGCTCTGCGAGCTGGCAGGAGGTTATTACTTTACCTATGAAGAGGACCGCCCCATCTGCTTCAACCCCTTCCACCTGGGCGGCAGGGTGCTGGACACCGAAAAAAAGGAAAGCATCAAGATCCTGCTGTTGGCCCTCTGGAAAAAGGACGACGAGACCTTTACGCGCAGCGAGTACGTGGCCATCTCCAATGCCCTTGGCAGCTATTATGACCAGCTGGATACCTTTCCCTGCTTTGATAGCTTTTTTGAATTCTGTTCAACCGGGTTCAAACAGCAGTTGGAAGCGCAGGGCGTAAAGGACCGGGACTTTGACATCGACAACTTCCTCTACGTGCTGCGGCCCTATTACAGGGGCGGGGAGTTCGACTACCTGCTCAACGCCCGGGAAAACCTGGACCTACTGGAGCAGCGCTTTATCGTCTTTGAGCTGGACAACATCAAGGACCACCCGATACTGTTCCCGGTGGTGACGCTGATCATCATGGAGATCTTCATTTCCAAGATGCGAAAGCTCAGGGGCGTGCGGAAGATAATCCTGATCGAAGAGGCCTGGAAGGCGATTGCCAAACAGGGGATGGCCGAGTACATCAAATACCTGTTCAAAACGGTGAGGAAGTTCTATGGCGAGGCGGTGGTGGTCACCCAGGAAGTAGAGGACATCATTTCCAGCCCCGTTATCAAACAGGCGATCATCAACAATTCGGACTGCAAGATCCTACTCGACCAGTCCAAATACCGCAACAAGTTCGACGGGATCCGGGAGCTGTTGGGATTGACCGAAAAGGAGACCATGCAGATCATGTCGATCAACAGGGCCAATGAGCCGGGAAGGAAGTACAAGGAAGTCTTTATCGGCCTTGGCCCGGTAAGCAAGGTGTACCGTACCGAGGTGTCGCCCGAGGAATACCTGGCCTATACCACCGAGCAAAAGGAGAAGATAAAGGTGCAGGAAAGGGCCAAAGCCTTTGGCGGGAAATTGGAAAAAGGCATTGCGGCAGTGGCCGCGGAAATGAAAGGAGGGCAGGAATGA
- a CDS encoding DUF4133 domain-containing protein has translation MERFTLNKGVNRPVSFKGLQAQYILYLGIGLVVLLLLFAMGYVLGISFWTNGVACGFMGYLLVEGVFRMNRKYGEHGLKKRMAHRKVPMGIKVRDREFIRKQDRKKHG, from the coding sequence ATGGAACGGTTTACCCTCAACAAGGGCGTCAACAGGCCGGTTTCCTTCAAGGGACTGCAGGCACAGTACATCCTTTACCTGGGCATCGGCCTGGTGGTATTGCTGCTGTTGTTTGCCATGGGCTATGTGCTGGGCATATCCTTTTGGACCAACGGCGTGGCCTGTGGCTTCATGGGCTACCTGCTTGTCGAAGGGGTGTTCAGGATGAACCGAAAATACGGAGAACATGGCCTGAAAAAGCGCATGGCCCACCGCAAGGTGCCCATGGGGATCAAAGTGCGTGACAGGGAATTTATCAGAAAACAAGACCGCAAAAAACATGGATAG
- a CDS encoding DUF4134 domain-containing protein, whose translation MTNNQLSKGLLALLLAGISLSVFGQDGNAGIMEATTKVRSYFQSGVNLMYAIGAIVGLIGAVKVFNKWNSGEPDTGKVAAAWFGSCVFLVIVATVLTSFFG comes from the coding sequence ATGACAAACAACCAACTCAGTAAAGGGCTGCTGGCCCTCTTGCTGGCAGGGATTTCCCTGTCGGTATTCGGGCAGGACGGCAATGCCGGCATCATGGAGGCCACCACCAAGGTGCGGAGCTACTTCCAGTCGGGAGTCAACCTGATGTACGCCATCGGCGCCATCGTCGGGCTGATCGGCGCGGTAAAGGTCTTCAACAAGTGGAACTCGGGAGAGCCGGACACCGGAAAAGTGGCCGCCGCCTGGTTCGGCAGCTGCGTGTTCCTGGTCATCGTGGCCACGGTACTCACCAGCTTCTTCGGTTGA